One Streptomyces sp. ML-6 DNA segment encodes these proteins:
- a CDS encoding TAXI family TRAP transporter solute-binding subunit: MTDTPRLRRPVTLQFRGDWGQANMHRICGWIAQEMGDRAPKGSRFAIWSGTGGLDQMKALRAGECDITVVTPAAAVRMLHRAGELEGLAALGVIGQRDRLVVAVDAALPVQNASELAAIADRLVVATSPDDGVNLVGFAVHKALRLAGVDPDRLTFAYSERPFPALTRFASGGANVLIHEALMTPPWQRIDQVRPVRYVPWGDEVLRAFAAEGWPDAVVEAGYLPGLQEDLRTLEFSDFVVLCRDDLPEDVAHLATWCMVRTRRALEAQYAHLPVNHTPVTYPIVPADMARTPLPLHPGAARAYAESASADALDESLMWG; the protein is encoded by the coding sequence ATGACTGACACGCCGCGCCTGAGGCGCCCGGTCACCCTCCAGTTCCGTGGCGACTGGGGGCAGGCCAACATGCACCGCATCTGCGGCTGGATAGCCCAGGAGATGGGCGACCGGGCGCCCAAGGGCTCCCGGTTCGCGATCTGGTCGGGCACCGGCGGCCTGGACCAGATGAAGGCGCTGCGCGCCGGCGAGTGCGACATCACTGTCGTCACCCCGGCCGCCGCCGTACGGATGCTCCACCGGGCAGGCGAGCTCGAGGGCCTGGCCGCGTTGGGAGTCATCGGCCAGCGCGACCGTCTCGTCGTGGCCGTGGACGCCGCGCTTCCGGTGCAGAACGCCTCCGAACTGGCCGCGATCGCCGATCGGTTGGTCGTCGCCACATCGCCGGACGACGGCGTCAACCTCGTCGGGTTCGCGGTGCACAAGGCGCTGCGCCTTGCGGGTGTCGACCCGGACCGGCTCACCTTCGCCTACAGCGAGCGCCCCTTCCCGGCCCTCACCCGCTTTGCCTCGGGCGGCGCGAACGTGCTGATCCACGAGGCGTTGATGACTCCGCCGTGGCAGCGCATCGACCAGGTCCGCCCGGTCAGGTACGTGCCGTGGGGCGACGAGGTCCTGCGGGCCTTCGCCGCGGAGGGCTGGCCCGACGCCGTGGTGGAGGCCGGATACCTGCCCGGTCTCCAGGAGGACCTGCGCACGCTCGAGTTCTCCGACTTCGTGGTGCTGTGCCGCGACGATCTGCCCGAGGACGTGGCCCATCTCGCCACGTGGTGCATGGTGCGGACCCGTCGAGCCCTGGAGGCGCAGTACGCGCACCTTCCGGTGAACCACACGCCGGTCACGTATCCGATCGTTCCCGCCGACATGGCGCGTACGCCGTTGC
- a CDS encoding IclR family transcriptional regulator yields the protein MDAKRGENAEEPDLADRPSGLIGAVDNVLRMLRLFEDHEMIRVNQVARDMNLSRSTVHRMLTTLSHHRFVEQDEFSRAYKPGPALVDIGLAVLDNIDIRGLAHSALTELRDRTNETAHLALLRGTEVVYLDSVESKHIVRTGGRVGRTLPAHGTAAGKALLAELSDDALVALYPSGELASATPRTATTLDELRRQLTEVRRVGYAFNDAESEDDVRAVAAVVRDKRGRPRAALATTAPLSRSGASWAAETGSATVAVARELGSRFG from the coding sequence GTGGATGCGAAGAGAGGCGAAAACGCCGAGGAACCAGACCTTGCCGACCGCCCCAGCGGGCTGATCGGAGCGGTCGACAACGTGCTGCGCATGCTGCGCCTGTTCGAGGATCACGAGATGATCCGGGTCAATCAGGTCGCCCGCGACATGAACCTGTCCCGCTCCACCGTCCACCGCATGCTGACCACACTGAGCCATCACCGGTTCGTCGAGCAGGATGAATTCTCCCGCGCCTACAAGCCGGGACCCGCGCTCGTCGACATCGGACTGGCCGTGCTCGACAACATCGACATCCGCGGCCTGGCCCACAGCGCCCTCACGGAGCTGCGCGACAGGACCAACGAGACCGCCCATCTGGCGCTCCTGCGCGGCACCGAGGTGGTCTACCTCGACAGCGTCGAGAGCAAGCACATCGTGCGCACCGGTGGCCGGGTCGGGCGGACGCTGCCCGCACACGGGACCGCGGCCGGCAAGGCTCTGCTCGCCGAACTGTCCGACGACGCGCTCGTCGCACTCTACCCCTCGGGCGAACTCGCCTCCGCCACCCCTCGCACCGCCACCACTCTCGACGAGCTGCGCAGGCAGCTGACCGAGGTGCGGCGCGTCGGTTACGCGTTCAATGACGCGGAGAGCGAGGACGACGTCAGAGCGGTCGCGGCCGTGGTGCGCGACAAGCGAGGCCGTCCGCGCGCCGCGCTCGCCACCACGGCACCACTGTCACGCTCCGGCGCCAGCTGGGCCGCCGAGACCGGCAGCGCAACCGTGGCCGTCGCGCGTGAGCTGGGCTCCCGGTTCGGCTGA